The nucleotide window GCCCAGCCGGGATAGGCCAAGCTGGTTCAGCCATTGGTTCGTATCGGCTGGAGGCAGCCGGTGCGCTTTGCGGGTGAACTCGAGTTCCTCTCTGACCGAGTCGGCAAAGAGCAGGCTGCCCGGGTCCTGCGGGACGTAGCCCACATGTCGAATCAGCTCATCCAGTTGGGTCCGCGACGTGTCCATGCCGTGCACGAGGACGGAGCCCATCTGGGGGGTGATCAGACCGACCAGATGTTTGAGTAGAGTGGTCTTGCCCGAACCGTTGCGACCCATCAGCGCGATCAGCTCGCCCTGACGTGCCTGAAAGTCGATGCCCTTGAGCGCGGCAGAGGTCATGTCTTTGAATGTCCCGTTCGAGTTGTAGCTGTGGTACAGCCCCTGGACCTGGAGGACCACCGGAGCCGGCGAGCCAACGAGGGTCTGGTGGGCCACGTAGGCTTTGGGCAGGGGACCCAGGCGTGAGCGGAATGGCTCGGCTTCTTCAACGGTAGTTGGAACCGGACGCCAATCGAAAGCCTTTGCCAGTTGGGTCAAAGGGGGAGAGTAGGGCATTCCCATCAACACCTGTTCTGGCGGACCCAACACTGGCCTGGCGCCCAGGTCAGACAGGTACAGGATACGGTCGGCGTAGGGAACAACTCGCTCCAGGCGATGTTCCGAGCATATGACCGTCAGCCCAAGGTCGGCGTTCAGGCACCGAAGGGTTGACAGCACTTCATCGGCGGAGCGCGGATCGAGCTGCGAGGTGGGCTCATCGAGCACCAGCAGGCGCGGCCTCAGCGTGAGCACCGAGCCGATAGCCACGCGTTGCTTCTCACCTGCCGACAGAGCGCTGATGCGGCGGTTTCTGAGGTGCACGATGCCCAACTGCTGCAGTACCTCTTCGACCCGGCCGCGCATCACTGCTGGAGCGATACCCTGGTTTTCCATGCCAAAGGCAAGCTCATCTTCGACCGTATCCACTACGAATTGCGATTCTGGGTCTTGCTGCACCAGGCCAACCAGTGTGCTCATCTCGTGGGGGCCAGCCGCCACCGGATCCTTGCCTGCCACTCGTACCTGTCCGGAGAACCGTCCGCCACTAAAGTGGGGTACAAGCCCGTTCAGGGTGCGCAGCAGCGTTGACTTGCCACAGCCGGAGGGCCCGACCACCAGGAGGAACTCGCCCTCACGAATGTCGATGGTGAGCCGATCCAGCGCGGGGCGCTGGCTGTCCGGGTAGGTGAAAGTAACAGACTGCAGCTCGGCGATGGTCCGCTCGGTCATGGCAGCCCTTGAGGCACTTGCTCCACGTGGTCGGGAGCAAGTCGGTTCGGCTGTCTGGTATCCCTTTGCCACCACAGTATCGGGGCAGCGAGGAGACTGGTAGCCAGGCCTACCCATGGCGAGAACCCCGGCCAGGGATTGGAAGGTGGATAGGGGTAGTAGTACAGCAGTGATGGCGCGCGCCACTGAATCAGGCCCAGTGCGACCAGCGAGGCCAATGACAGCGCAGCCACGTAGGTGTCACCCGGGCACCATGCTTCAAAGCGGTAGTGAGAGCGCTGGAAGCCACGCCCCTGCACATAGAGCGCAGCCAGAAGTGCAATTGTGCCGCCAAAGAGCAGAATAGTAGTGACAGTGAGCGCCTGGCTAACGATGGCCCGCATCAGGAGGCCGGTCAGCAGCGCAACAAGTCCCACGATGGTCAGGGGCGTGGCCAGAGAGCGGCTCGAGGCAGTCCTGCCGGCCTCTTTCGACTGCGGCGCGATCCCGCCAAAGCCACGTGCCTCCATCGACTCAGCCAGGGTGAGGGAGCGTTCGAGAGCCGTGGTGATCAAGGGAACGAACAGAGGGATCCAATCGCGGAGGCCGCGGAACTGGTGTCCGCGCACCCGCTGAGCTTCGCGAATCTCCTGAAAGCTGGACATGAGTTGGGGGATGAAGGACAGCGCAATGGAGACTACCAGGCCGGCCTGGAAGAGGCCCGACGGAAGCCACCGCAAGAGGCGATGCGAGTCCAGTGCCAGGTTGAACGTGGCAAACACCAGCAGCACAGCGAACAGGCTCGCACCATTGGACAACCCGTACAGCAGTGCCTCCAGTGTAATGGGCCCGCCGATAAGCGGCCAGTTGCGAGGCAGGGTGAAAAGGATCACCCGGCCGGCGTGGGCAAAGAGCAGGTTGAAAATGGTGGCGACAGCCCATACCCACAGTCCCAAGCGCAGAAAAGTGCCCCAGCCAGCGGCAGTGTGTCTGCCGGCGCCGCTGCTTTCGCCGCCCGTGCTGGCCTTGCTGGCAATGGTAAAGACCGTTCCCACGGTGAGGATCAGCAGCACCGTCTGCAGCGGCTGACTGTTGACCAGTGCCGCAAAGGCCGCGGCACACAGCCATGCCAACCAGGTCAGCGTGTGGTAGGTCATCGTGGTCCGCTTGTGGTTCGGCGCCTGGTCAGCCAGAAGCCACCCAACAGAGCGAGAGCCATACCGGCAAACAGCAGATACTGACCAATGGGCGGCGCATCCACCGTGTCAGTGGATGTTGAGGGTGCCGGTTCGGGGGTGGAATCGGGGGGACAGACCTCCGCAAAGCTGATTGTGTCCGGAGGCGTTTCGGCATTGCCCCACATCCAGGCCTCAACGGAGCCATCGACGACGCCATGATCCGCCGAGCCGATGGCCGAGTACATCCAGCGGTTGTCCTTCCAATACCAGTAGCTCCAATAGCTGCACGGGGGTCTCAGGCACTGGCAGAAGCACGGTTCTGAGGGGTACTGACATCCGGTCTGCTCGATCCGACACACGGCGCCGCCCCATGTCACTACCTTGAGCCCGGAGCGCGCCAGTAGCTCGAGGCCGCTGATGCTGGTCTCGGAGAAGCTAATGCAGCGCGTGATCCTGGCTGCTGACGGGTCGACCTGGTCCCCAATGGGTGCAGTCTGGATCACCAGCGCTGCCCGGGAAGGACGCTGCGCGGAGAGGCTCGGGCCGGAGCCGGTGACAAGCAGCACCATCCCCGTCGCGAGTATCAACGCTATTGACAGGAAGCGGTAACGCAACATCGCAACACTCCGGCGCGGGGCCAGCGGCTGCGGTCGCTGGCCCCGGCGCAGTCAGCTACTTGGAACCCAGCGGCAGGAACTTGCCCTCAAGCGCTGGAATGGCCTGCACTGTGGCCATAACCGGGCTGCCAATTCCAGGCTGGAACTCGACCTTACCGTCGGCTGTCTGCAGCTTGAGCAGAGCAGTGAGCGGGTCGCCATCAGGCTTTTTCCACTTGCCGGCAGAGGGGTCTTCTCCCACAGCGTACAGGGCCATGAGCACATTAGCAGTGGAGTTGGCATTTGTGTCAGTGCCCCACTCGGACGGTTTGATCGCTGGAAAGCCGCCATCGTCGTTCTGTTGGGTCTCAAAGAAGGCCAGAGCCTTCTGGATGGACGCTGCGTTCTTGGCTTCGCCGCCCGCTACGAGGGCCTGCAGCACGATGGCCACCGTATCGTTGTCTGGCCCAAAGGCAGAATCCCAGGCGCCAGAGTCCAGTTGGTAGCTCTCGAGAACGGCCACCGCCTCGGCCGGCACAGGTTCTCCCGCTGCCTTGAGCGCCAGGATGGCCCAGGCCTGACCGACCGCGCCTGCGTCGTACGTTCCCTTGGTCTGCGCCAAGGATTGGAGCACAGCCAGCCAATCCTTGCCGCCAAAGGTCCTGGGGTCCTGCTTGGCGGCGGCGATGGTCACGATCAGCTTGGCGGTGGTGGCGGCATCCGTGGCGTACTCACCGGCGGACGTGGAGAGGTACTCGGTCAGAGAAGGCTGGCCTGCCTCCTTGCGCCACGATGAGGCGTCGCCGCCGCTGGCAACGATGGCGAGGACTGCATCGCAGGTGACGCCGGCAGGGTGGCCAAAGCCGGTGTTCAGACTGCCATCGTCCTGTTGCTGTGAGCGCAGCCACTCCACTGCTTTGAGTGCTGGTGTCGCCGGCACCTCAGTAGGCGTGGGCGCCGGGGTGGGCGGAATCGCCGTCGGTGGCACCGCTGTTGGCGGTACCTTCGTGGGAGGCACTGCGGTAGGGGTTGGCTTGGGTGCGCAGCCGGCGACCAGAGCGATCACCAGCAGAGCCAGGAGAAGCGGTGCTTGTTTGCGAATGAAGGTTCCGGACATTGCTCATCCTTTCGTTCGATGATGCGAAAATAAAAGACCCCGTGCCGGTTCGGCCGGGGTCTATGCTGTGGAGCTTGAGTTCTCTCCCACCCCCTTTCTCGCGAAGGGTACTCTAGGAGCCGCGCAGAGGCGGGGTTTCTGGCTCCCTCGGCTGGGCCGAGGATACAGTTGCGGGACAGCGCCGGACTTGCCGGTCTTCCCCCTTTGATCGCCTGGCTTCCAAGCCTGCGGCGACCTCTGCGATGCCAATGTTCAGTTGGCTGAAGTATAGATACCGTGAGGAAATTGTCAAATCGCGCCAGTCTGGTTGCGGCTGGAGGCGTTCTGCACTAGAATCACTGGCATCGCGATGGGAGGTAGTGGAGGAGCATGGACGAGAAAACGGTGCGTCTGGTTCGGTCGGCTCTGCAGTGGTTCGTCGAGCTGACGGTGATCATCATCATTCTCACTCTCTGGAATACGCCCTCTTCTGGAGCGCTCAACCTGGCTCGCGCGGCTGGTTTGATTGGCTATATCGCCCTCTTCCTGGCGATTCTGTCCTTCGAGTTCGTGACGGAGATGACCCAGCTCTACGGAAGACCGTACCTGGCGGTCCATCACTGGCTAGCCTTCGCCGGCCTGGGACTGGCGCTGCTGCACGCCCTGGCGATGGCCGGGATGGAGAGGGACAGTTCGGTTCTTGTCCCGCGTTTAGGTTCGCTGCGGACCTTCTTGACCTTTGGTGGGCCGCCGGCGCTGTACCTGCTTCTCATCGCAGCAGCGGCGGGGTTTCTGCGCGGACGTATCGGTTCATCCTGGAAGTACATCCACTGGCTGAACTATGCAGCCTTCTTTTTGATCCTGGCCCACTCCTGGCTGCGGGGAACCAACGTGCCCCAGGGGATACTGAGCGTTCTGTGGCCGGCGATGGCGCTCATTGTGCTCGTTGTGTTTGTGCACAAGCACCTGTTGCGTAAGGGGCGGCCAGCAAGCTGAGTCGTGGCGCGCGAGCCACCGGCCCTGACGGCGGCAGAATGGGGCTTTGCGGCGGTGGAAAAAAGGTCGAAGAAACGAGACAGGGAGGCCCTCAAGGGCCTCCCTGTTCTGTGTAATCAGGCCGCGTCGCGGATGGCGCGGGCAAAAGCGGCTGCCAGGTCCTCCGCTTTGGACAGATCCTCAGATGAGGGCGCACCACGGAACTCGAGCGACTCGGACAGCTCCCACTTGAGCTCCTCAGCAACGGTTTCGAACTCCTTCTGGGCCCCTCCGGACCAACCGAAAGAGCCGAAATGGAAGGCTTTCCGGCCGGTCATTCTCTTGCGCGCGATGCTGTCGAGAACCTGAGCCATAGGTGGAAACATCTTGACCTCATAGGTTGGAGCACCGACGATGATCCCCTTGTTCTTGAATACGGAAGCAAGAATGTAAGAGTGGTCCGCCAGTGGTACCTCGAAGACTTCCATCGGCACTCCTTCGCGGGCCACGCCGCGCATCACGGCATCGGTCACGGCCTTGGTATTGCCATACATGCTGCTCCACAGCAGGGTGATGCCCTTTTCGCACTGACCGCCAGAGTAACCGGCGAACCTGAGGTAGCGCTGGACGACCTCCCCCGGATCAGATCGCCACACCAGCCCGTGCGACGGAGCGATCACCGACACGGGGATGCCCTTGAGCTTGTCGATGGCGCGCTGCACGGGTTTGGCAAAGTTGGCGACGATGTTGGCATAGTAGCGCAGCATTTCGCGGTAATAGAAATCCTGGTCTTCGGGCAGGACCTCATCGTCGTAGAGAATGCCCTTGAGGGCGCCAAATCCGCCAAAGGCATCGCACGAGAACAGAACCTGGCTGTTTGGTTCGTAGGTCACCATCGTGTCCGGCCAGTGAACGAACGGGATATGGGCAAACACCAGCTTTTTGCCTGCGCCCAGGTCCAGTTCCTCGCCGTCGGCCACGGCACGTGCTCCTTCGGTGACCCCGCAGAGGGCCTGCGCTAGCTCAATCCCCTTGGGCGAGGCCAGGATCTCTGCCCTGGGGGCAAGCCGGCGAAAGTTGCGCAAGAACTCGGAGTGATCAGGTTCCAGGTGGTTGGCCACAATATAGTCGACGTCCGCAGGCGCTATGCCGGCTGTCTCTAGCTGCTGCAGCAAGTTACTGGAGCTGCCGCTCCACTCCCTCACCAGGTCGATGATGGCGATCTTGTCACCTTTGACGATGTACGAGTTCAGCGACACGCCGTCGGGGATGGGCCATAGCCCCTCGAACAGGTCGTGGGAACGGACGTTGACACCGACCCACCAGATGCCGGGTTTCATTTCGATTGCGGGCATGAGAGTTGTGCTCCTTTCGCGATAGATGCGGGGTCCGGGGCGGTCGAGCAATACGGCCGATTATAGCTGGAGCCTCGCGGAGGGTCAATCAGAGTCACGGTTGTGTGCCTTCATCTCCGCCAAGGCGCTCGGAGAGTAGGATGCGTCTCTCCCAGACCTTGAAGAAAGGCAGCCAGACAATGGCCGGGATTACGAGCCAGGTCGCGATGGAGAGGGCCAGGGCCCTGACGTCGTAGCCGGTGGAGAGCCAGGCGGACAACGGCGCGGGCAGTGCCCGGGGCAAGTAGATGTAAGCCGGCGTAACCCAGCCCAGGGCGTGAGCCACATAAGCAGCGGTGGCATTCAGGCCGGTTACTACCACGAACGGCACAGCGAGCAGCGGGTTGAAAATGATCGGCGTGTCAAAGATGAGGCTCTCGTTGCGGTTGAAGAACCCCGCGCGCAGGTTCTCACGCCCTGCCTGGCGAAGGCGTTGCGATCTCGAGCGCGAGAGGTAGATGGCCAATGGCAGCGTGGTGCCTGATCCGCCGGCGACGACGTAGACGCGGAAGAGGTCCGAATAGATCCACCGCGGAGCCTGGCCGGACCAGCGCGCGAGGCCGTTCGCCACTGCGTTGCCGGTCAGTAGCGGTTGCAGTGCCGACCCCAGGATCAGGTTGCCATCGATGCCCAGCACCCAGAGCAGGGAGTGGGCTACCTCCGTCAGAACACAGGCCGGGCCAGAGGAGAGCAGGGAGACGAGATGGTCCCCCAACCCTAGGAGCGTGTTGAAGGCGGTCAGACTGGGCAAGAGGCGTGCCAGACAGGCCAGGCCGATAATTGCCAACGAGAGTAGGGCTCTGGCTACGACCGGGTGCCATTCGCGAGGGGTTGACTTTGTCTCAGGCGAAACCTGGGCATCGGCGACAGACAGCGCGCAAGCTTCAACGGTGAGCAAGGCTACCACCAGGGCCAACACCAGGTTCTCCGGGCCGAAACGAGCCGCCAGTGCCGGCCGCAGTCGCTCGATGGTGAGTAGGCCAAACACCAGGACGGCAAGCCCGGTGGGCCAGGCGGGCTGGATGGTCTTCCTTTGCGCCAGGCGGAGAGAGACGGCGCAGACGACGTAGAGGGAGAAGCAACCAAAGGTGAGCTTGAACAGCGCCTGGAGCCAGCGGGCAATCCAGGCGTGCTCTGTGACCATCCTCTGCCAGGGCAAAAGGGGCAACTCGCGAAGCAACAACGCCAGGCTGCCCAGGATGAGCACCGGGGTGAGAGAGGTCAGTCCGTCACGCATTGACTCCAGGTGAGGCTCGTCCAGAAGGGGAGCTGCTCGCTCCATCAAGTCGGAGAGTAGTGCGGGCCAATCAAGAGAGGAAGGTTGCCGGGTCATCGCGGTCCGCTTCAGGACGGTGATGCACGTCGACGATTCGGCTCTGGTTCGAACTGCCAGGAGGCCCGGTGCGTGACCGGAGCAGCGAGAGCCACTACGGCTCCACCTCGACCGTGTCTCCCACGCTCAGGCCGGTGCGCTTGATTTCTCCGGCCGGCAGCTCGACGACGTAGAGCGCACTGAACACCGGGCGGTCAATCCGGTTGGGCTTGAGGTTTTCAGTGACAGCAACGATGCGCCCAGACCGGCTGACATAGATGACGTCGATGGGGAAGGCCATGCCAAACATGTGGATCCAGCGGCAGGGTCGAATCATCAGCCCTTGACCGGGACGCAACGGAGCATGCCCAAGGAGGCCCCTGTTGCGCGACTCTCTGGTCTCGGCGAGTTCGAGCTCGCCCAGCACAACTCGCGTCGGCTCGGGCGGCCGGCCCGGCTCGTTACGGCGTCGCGAGAGCAGTCTCATTTGCGGAGCAGTGCCTCCAGGCCGACGCCAAAGATGTTGCCGGGCAGCTTGATTCCGGCGTGCTCGATCTTTTCGGCAAACTTGGGTCTGATGCCGGTGGGATTCAGCCGACCGAGGATCTTGCCGTCCTTTTGGCCGGTTTGTTCAAAGCGGAGGATGTCCTGCATCACGACCACTTCGCCTTCCATCCCCTGCACCTCGGCTACCTGAACGACGCGGCGGGAGCCATCGCTCATACGGTCGAGGTGAATGATGCAGTCGATGGCCGAAGAGATCTGCTCACGGATGGCCCGCAGCGGCAGGTCCATACCGGACATCAGGACCATGGTCTCCAAACGGCGCAGCGCGTCGCGGGCGGTGTTGGCGTGGAGAGTGCTCAGGCTGCCATCGTGGCCGGTGTTCATAGCCTGCAGCATGTCGAGGGCCTCGCCGCCGCGGGCTTCGCCGACGACGATGCGGTCGGGCCTCATACGGAGCGCGTTGATTACCAGGTCGCGGATCGTGATCTGCCCTTTGCCTTCGATGTTGGGTGGCCGTGCTTCAAGAGTGACCACGTGTTCCTGCTTGAGCTGTAGTTCTGCCGCGTCTTCGATGGTGATGATGCGCTCCCGAGACGGAATGTACTGGGAGAGAACATTGAGCAGGGTGGTCTTGCCCGAACCAGTTCCGCCCGAGATGATCATGTTCAGCCGCGCTTCAACGGCGGCTCTAGTGAGCTGGATGAATTCGGGAGTGATGGTGCCAAAGGTCTGCAAGTCGTTGTCGGTGAAGGGAATGTGCGAGAACTTGCGGATGGTAACTACAGGTCCGACCAGCGAGATCGGTGGAATGGTTACGTTTACGCGAGAGCCATCCGGGAGGCGGGCATCAACCATCGGGGAAGACTCGTCGACGCGCCGACCCAGGGGAGCGACGATGCGGTCGATGATTCTCAGCAGGTGTTCCTCGTTCTCGAACACACAACTGGTCTTTTCAATCTTGCCGGCGCGTTCGATGTAAATCTTGCGCGGCCCATTGATCATGATCTCGGTGATGGTATTGTCCTGCAGGAGTGGTTCGATAGGACCAAACCCGAGGATTTCCGCCAGCACCTGCTCCAGGAGCAGCATCCGCTCCGTGCGGCTCATGGCCGCATTCTCTTCCTCGACGACTTTGGGGAACATCGCCTCAATGGTGCGGCGGACAATGGTTGGGTTGCTGATGTCGAGCTGCGGATCCAGCCGTGCCAGCACTTTTTCGCGGATGCGCGCACTCAGCCTGGCATCGTCTCGGGCTCCGGTACTGTCTGGTCGCGTGTGGCCGATGGCTTGCCCCGGGGGGCGGCTCGCAAGGGTCATGGCACGACGCTCCAGTTCTCCAGGCCGCAATTGCACTTGCCAGCCAGGATAGTGACCGCCTGGTCATAGTGGCTGAGTGCGGACAGGTAATCACTTTGTGCTACCTTAAAGTCGCCCTGGCGGATGCTGTCCTCATACAGTTCCACGGGGATGGCCGTGGCGCTTCGGGTGATGATGTCCAATCCTGTCTTGATGAGCCCTGTGCCGGCGGCCAGATTGCCTGCCTTGGCGGCGGCTGTTCCCTGCTTGACAAAGGCTGCAAACAGCAGTCGCGCCGTATCTTGGCCACCATGAACACCAACAAGGGCCGCCGAGCGGTAATGGGCCTCGGCTGTTGCCCAGTCCCCAACACTCGCGGCGTTGTCGCCATCGCGCATCAACTGGACGAACTGGCGCTGGAACTCGTTCTCTGGCTCGACTGTTCCACCCGGGGTGATCTGCGTCGGGTGGGGCACGGGTTCAGATGGCTCCGGAGCCGGCGCAGGCGTGACGGCGGTAGGCAGCGGCGCAATGGAGGTTGGCAGCGGAGCAACCGGCGTCGGCGGGGGCGCAGGCGTGGACTCGGTCCCGTGCAGAAGGATGGCGGCACTTCCGCCGGCATAGTCGGGCTGCTTGTCCACCACATACTGCAGCAGCAGCACTGCCGCGGGTCTATTACCCAGGACAATCAGTCTCTGGGCCTCCAGGTACTTGTCAGCCAGAGATACCTGCAGCGACACCACCTCGTTCTGTGGCTGGAGCGAGAGAGCCTTCTGGAACAACGCCTTGGCTTCAACCAGGGCCTCCAGGCTGCCCTTGCTGCCCTCCACCAGCTCGATGGCTTGCTTGTAGTAACCGTCGAACAGGTGCGCGCTGACCGTTGCCTTCTCATAATCGACGCTCAGGTCGATCAAGTCCTCGTAGGCGCGGCACGCCTCAGCCCACTTGCCTGTCTTGTAGGCTGCCTCAGCCCGCGCAAAGGCTGCACTCAGCGTCGCCTGCTGCTGGACATAGAGCAGTTTGACCTGCGCGTCGCCATACCGCGGATCAACCGCAATCACTGATCGGAGAATCGTCTCAGCCCTGGCCCAGTCCTTAGCGATCACCGCTGCTTCGGCGCTGGCATAGTCGGCGTCGAGGGCCTTTCTTTGCTCGATCTGCTCGAGGGCCTGCGTCCAGGCCGTGTTGCCAGGATCGGCGGCGAGCAGTTCGTTAAAGGCCTCCTCAGCGTTGGCATAGTCGCGGTTGGCAAGGAGTTGGTAAGCACGTGTCACTTGCTGGGCCTTTTGTCGCTGCTCCTGTGTCTTGGTTTCGTCGGGACGAATCCACGTGTTGTAGGCGTAGCGGCCAGCGTAAGCAGCGCCCACCAGCAGTGCCAGGACGGCGAGCGCGAGGGCGATGTATTTCAGGCGCCCACCAAAGCGCACTCGCTTGGGTTTGGGCCGCGCCTCTTCCAGGGAGGCCTTGACGCGGGTTTCGTCCAGGAAGGCGCGGGCGGCAGCATGGTCAGGGCGCAGGCGCAGTACCTCTTCAAAGCTGGCCGCAGCCTGATCCCAGCGGCCATTCTGAAAATCGAGCAGACCTTGCTGGTACACCGTGTCGGCCTGCTGCTCCTGTGCTGTCGTATCGGGAACACTGTCAATGATTGGTTGTTCTTCCATGGCGGACCTCATTCTGTGCCGAGTCTGGCTACCTCAAGATGTCGGCAAAGCTACGAACCACGATGGGAATGGCCGGCCCGATGGAGACGGCCAAAAGTGCCGGAAAGATCATAAAGATGAGCGGAAACAGCATCTTGAGCGGTACCTTGCGGGCCTCTTCCTCTGCTCTCTGCCAGCGTTTGACGCGCATCTGCTCCGACTGGTTGTGAAGGACGCTGGCAATGCTCAGCCCGAACTGCTCGGCCTGCATCAGCACCGCGGTAAAGCTGCCCACTTCCTCGACATTGGTGCGCCAGGCCAGGTTCTGCAGGGCCTCGCGCCTGGTCAGCCCGATGCGCACCTCGGCCACGACTTTGCCGAACTCCATGGCGATGGCGTTCTTCCACTTCTCGCTGATTTTGAGCATGCCGGCGTCGAGGCCGGATCCGGCATCAACGCAGATGGTGAGCATGTCCAGGGCATCGGGCAGGCTGCGCCTGATTTCCCCCTTGCGTTTGCGGACGCGCGAGCCCAGCCAAAAGTCAGGCACAAGAAAGGCGATCCCGGCGCCAATGAGCGGGAAGGCGATCAAGCGGAGTGCGGCACCGCCGGCGATGGTCGCGAAATAGAATGTAGCCACTCCCACGACAAGCCCCAGCAGAAGCTTGACGCCGAGGAAATCCAACACGCCGAGGTTGAAGGGGTGCCCGGCCCTGACCAGGTCCGTTCGAATTCGCTCGATGTTGCGGGATGGAGCCAGACGGCCCGCGGCCTGCATCTGGTTGCGCAACCACGGCTTGAGCACGCGCTCGGCAAAGCTCTCTTCGAGTTCGGCGTCTTCGGTGGGATGAGGGCTTGCAGTGAGGCGTTCCAGTTGCTGTTTGGCAGTCTCGCTGTGGGTCAGCCGCCTCAAGCCAACCAGCAGCGAAACAACGCTCAGCATCGCCATAGTCGCAATGGACAGACCCAACGTCGTGGTGCTCATTGACACGCAGCTCCTAGAACTCGACCTTGCTTAGCTTGCCCATGACAAAGTAGCCGGCTATCTCCAGGATCACGGCGGTGATCGGAATCAGAAGCGTCCAGCCGGGCGTGAAAAGAGCGCTAAGGTAGTCGGGACTGATGATATGAATCATGACCGCAACAGCTGCCGGCAGAATGGTCAGGATGGTTCTTTGCAGGTTCTGTTGCGCCGTGAGCACGCGCAGCTGGCCCTTGAGCCGAATGCGTTCACGGATGGTGCCGCTGATCGTCTCCAGGATGATGGCCAGGTTGCCCCCGACTTCGTACTGGATGGCAATGGCGGTCACGACCAGGTCGAGGTCGTCGCTCTTGATGCGGCGGACCAGGTTCTGCAGCGCCTGAGTGGCCGACATGCCCAAACCGATCTCTCTCACCACGCGCGCAAACTCCTCGCTGGCAGGCGGAGGCATCTGCTTGGCCACTGTGTCCATAGCGATAGTGATGCCATAGCCGCTGCGCAGCGAGCCGACCAGAAGCGTTAGAACGTCAGGCAACTGGTCCTGGAAAAGGAGGAGCCGTCTGGCTTCCCGATTGTGGAGATAGATGCGCGGCAGAAAG belongs to Chloroflexi bacterium ADurb.Bin180 and includes:
- a CDS encoding Bacterial type II secretion system protein F domain protein; the encoded protein is MGVLVALSALGIVAAVLLMFVGLGRLIERQDTVASRLEDLLQDAQPLAITDDKRKGRWFEPLVQGVARLVSGRSFAASIATDLARANLPLTVPEFVLIQLATTAGLFLLIFLFTRQLLFAMLGGALGLFLPRIYLHNREARRLLLFQDQLPDVLTLLVGSLRSGYGITIAMDTVAKQMPPPASEEFARVVREIGLGMSATQALQNLVRRIKSDDLDLVVTAIAIQYEVGGNLAIILETISGTIRERIRLKGQLRVLTAQQNLQRTILTILPAAVAVMIHIISPDYLSALFTPGWTLLIPITAVILEIAGYFVMGKLSKVEF
- a CDS encoding Bacterial type II secretion system protein F domain protein — protein: MSTTTLGLSIATMAMLSVVSLLVGLRRLTHSETAKQQLERLTASPHPTEDAELEESFAERVLKPWLRNQMQAAGRLAPSRNIERIRTDLVRAGHPFNLGVLDFLGVKLLLGLVVGVATFYFATIAGGAALRLIAFPLIGAGIAFLVPDFWLGSRVRKRKGEIRRSLPDALDMLTICVDAGSGLDAGMLKISEKWKNAIAMEFGKVVAEVRIGLTRREALQNLAWRTNVEEVGSFTAVLMQAEQFGLSIASVLHNQSEQMRVKRWQRAEEEARKVPLKMLFPLIFMIFPALLAVSIGPAIPIVVRSFADILR
- a CDS encoding Tetratricopeptide repeat protein, which codes for MEEQPIIDSVPDTTAQEQQADTVYQQGLLDFQNGRWDQAAASFEEVLRLRPDHAAARAFLDETRVKASLEEARPKPKRVRFGGRLKYIALALAVLALLVGAAYAGRYAYNTWIRPDETKTQEQRQKAQQVTRAYQLLANRDYANAEEAFNELLAADPGNTAWTQALEQIEQRKALDADYASAEAAVIAKDWARAETILRSVIAVDPRYGDAQVKLLYVQQQATLSAAFARAEAAYKTGKWAEACRAYEDLIDLSVDYEKATVSAHLFDGYYKQAIELVEGSKGSLEALVEAKALFQKALSLQPQNEVVSLQVSLADKYLEAQRLIVLGNRPAAVLLLQYVVDKQPDYAGGSAAILLHGTESTPAPPPTPVAPLPTSIAPLPTAVTPAPAPEPSEPVPHPTQITPGGTVEPENEFQRQFVQLMRDGDNAASVGDWATAEAHYRSAALVGVHGGQDTARLLFAAFVKQGTAAAKAGNLAAGTGLIKTGLDIITRSATAIPVELYEDSIRQGDFKVAQSDYLSALSHYDQAVTILAGKCNCGLENWSVVP